The following coding sequences lie in one Metallumcola ferriviriculae genomic window:
- a CDS encoding MEDS domain-containing protein gives MKPLLTVQEVSELFKVHSMTVYRWIKNGKLSAVKIGREYRVAQEVVEKHFHAGPEYKETVNINKPFTLSAVLKKSEHIMALVTDSESLLQLELDFMDTGLAKGARLFKSCWWQDPDDFRSLASAQWTDLEALEAKGQLVIKDLRRLYQERGIAAAALSWTKELSNAFDLGFSQLWGSGSPNASCFTNGLPELLAFESYLNSILAGQPIVAICPYLGTLSRAEELELSRHHTGILVFSDQKNKALFRCQSRIG, from the coding sequence TTGAAACCTTTACTCACCGTTCAGGAAGTATCCGAATTATTTAAGGTGCATTCCATGACTGTTTACCGTTGGATTAAGAACGGCAAACTAAGTGCTGTCAAGATCGGACGCGAATACCGTGTTGCTCAGGAAGTAGTTGAAAAACACTTTCATGCTGGGCCTGAATATAAAGAAACTGTTAACATCAACAAGCCTTTTACCCTATCTGCTGTTCTAAAAAAATCAGAACATATTATGGCTCTGGTTACAGACAGCGAATCCTTGCTCCAGTTGGAATTAGATTTCATGGATACCGGGCTAGCAAAAGGAGCGCGGCTGTTTAAAAGCTGTTGGTGGCAGGATCCCGACGATTTTCGGTCCCTGGCATCGGCCCAATGGACAGATTTAGAGGCTTTAGAAGCAAAAGGCCAATTAGTGATCAAGGATTTGCGGCGTCTTTACCAAGAACGCGGCATCGCCGCGGCGGCACTCAGCTGGACTAAGGAACTATCCAACGCTTTTGATTTAGGGTTTTCACAATTGTGGGGAAGTGGTTCGCCTAACGCTTCTTGTTTTACAAATGGACTACCGGAATTGTTGGCATTCGAAAGTTATCTGAACAGCATATTGGCAGGGCAGCCGATTGTTGCCATCTGCCCCTATCTAGGTACGCTTTCTCGCGCAGAAGAACTGGAATTATCACGCCACCATACCGGGATATTGGTTTTTTCCGACCAAAAAAATAAGGCACTCTTTCGGTGCCAAAGTAGAATTGGTTAA
- a CDS encoding methyltransferase domain-containing protein, producing the protein MPKELLKISHPCGNTMANADLLPGDTLLDLASGAGLDCFIASGTVGNDGKVYGLELTKEMLGKAIEFRRQLDIKNVQFLHGDMEQIPMENGSVDVVTINCGLSLVSNKERVLAEIARVLTTNGYFVAADVTSKKPVPRELREDADAWSWCVGGCLTIKEWEGLLKRYFTKFDIRTLQQYPVDIDDKTKITFETVLIKAYSR; encoded by the coding sequence ATGCCTAAAGAACTGCTGAAAATTTCCCACCCATGCGGCAATACCATGGCAAATGCTGACCTGCTGCCAGGTGACACTTTATTAGACTTAGCCTCTGGTGCTGGGCTGGATTGTTTTATCGCCTCGGGCACGGTGGGAAATGATGGCAAAGTTTATGGGTTAGAGTTAACCAAAGAAATGTTAGGTAAAGCAATTGAATTTCGCAGACAATTAGACATCAAAAATGTGCAGTTTCTGCATGGGGATATGGAACAAATACCGATGGAAAACGGCTCCGTGGATGTGGTTACCATAAATTGTGGTCTTAGCTTGGTGTCTAATAAGGAACGGGTGCTGGCTGAGATTGCTAGAGTGCTTACGACTAACGGGTATTTCGTGGCTGCTGATGTTACCAGCAAAAAGCCGGTGCCGCGGGAATTGCGAGAAGACGCTGATGCTTGGTCATGGTGCGTGGGCGGGTGCCTTACAATTAAAGAATGGGAAGGCCTGCTCAAAAGGTATTTCACAAAGTTTGATATTCGTACCCTGCAACAGTATCCGGTTGATATTGATGATAAAACGAAAATAACCTTCGAGACAGTTTTAATAAAGGCCTATAGCCGTTAA
- a CDS encoding Fur family transcriptional regulator — protein sequence MANQNIKEELQSRGYKMTKQRRAILDVVSSDTHTALTARGIHQRAKDICPGTNFSTIYRNLELLADLGILSVIPMEGGRAYVLVKDYNHGHHLICKGCGATQLIDRCPLDQMQLETWAGFLPTEHRFEVFGYCRRCQRRKTNNEQHSAQTI from the coding sequence TTGGCTAACCAAAATATCAAGGAAGAATTACAATCTCGGGGTTATAAGATGACCAAACAGCGCAGGGCCATTTTAGACGTAGTCAGCAGTGATACGCATACGGCCTTAACTGCCCGTGGCATTCATCAACGGGCCAAAGATATTTGCCCCGGGACCAACTTTTCCACCATTTATCGTAATCTTGAATTGCTAGCGGACCTGGGTATTTTGTCTGTGATACCGATGGAAGGCGGTCGTGCTTATGTTTTGGTAAAGGACTACAATCACGGTCATCATTTGATTTGTAAAGGATGCGGCGCAACCCAACTAATAGACAGATGCCCCTTAGACCAGATGCAGTTGGAAACTTGGGCGGGTTTTTTACCAACGGAACATCGATTTGAAGTTTTTGGCTACTGCCGGCGGTGCCAACGAAGAAAAACAAATAATGAACAGCATTCAGCTCAAACCATTTGA
- a CDS encoding metal ABC transporter permease, which translates to MGMLQYDFMQRAFAAGGIVALVCPMIGLFLVLKRLSLVGDTLAHVSMAGVAAGLLTGFNAMLGALFFTVAAAMSIEYLRRMYQRYAELAIAIMLSAGVSLAVILIGFGSGDLSQLTAYLFGSIVAITLMDVKMIALLGLVVIILVVLLYKELFFLTYDEQGAKLAGIPANAVNFIFMAVTAATVTITMRVVGVLLISSLMVIPAAASVQVAKSFRQAVILAVVFGEVAMAVGLTASYYLAAAPGGTVIMTAVLMLIIVLLFKSGRAKLTTGAVGRDEVG; encoded by the coding sequence ATGGGGATGCTGCAGTATGACTTTATGCAGAGAGCATTTGCTGCCGGCGGGATAGTAGCGTTGGTGTGTCCGATGATTGGGCTATTTCTGGTGTTGAAGCGGTTGTCGTTGGTAGGAGATACATTGGCGCATGTATCTATGGCCGGTGTGGCTGCGGGTCTGCTGACAGGATTTAATGCCATGCTTGGTGCGCTGTTCTTTACGGTGGCGGCAGCGATGAGTATTGAATATTTACGGCGAATGTACCAGCGTTATGCAGAACTGGCTATTGCTATCATGCTTTCCGCCGGAGTAAGCTTGGCAGTGATATTGATAGGATTTGGCAGCGGCGATCTCAGCCAGCTGACTGCTTATTTGTTTGGCAGCATTGTCGCTATTACACTCATGGATGTTAAGATGATTGCATTATTAGGACTGGTAGTGATCATATTGGTTGTGCTTTTATATAAAGAATTGTTTTTTCTTACATATGATGAACAAGGTGCCAAATTGGCCGGGATACCCGCCAATGCAGTAAATTTCATATTTATGGCGGTCACTGCCGCTACTGTGACTATTACTATGCGGGTGGTAGGAGTCTTATTAATATCGTCACTGATGGTTATTCCGGCGGCGGCCAGCGTTCAGGTGGCCAAAAGTTTTCGACAGGCGGTTATATTGGCGGTGGTATTTGGGGAAGTCGCCATGGCGGTGGGTCTAACCGCGTCTTACTACCTGGCAGCTGCACCAGGTGGTACTGTTATTATGACAGCTGTGTTGATGTTGATTATTGTACTTCTATTTAAAAGCGGCCGGGCTAAACTAACTACCGGGGCGGTTGGGAGGGATGAAGTTGGCTAA
- a CDS encoding metal ABC transporter ATP-binding protein produces the protein MQPVLQTSELSVTQGGREILKGINWQVFPGDFTALIGANGAGKSTLVKAALGLLPLSRGEVRLFGQLLHRFKKWDQIGYLAQNSEAINFGFPATVTEVVSSQLCAATGLFRGPNADQRRAVSAVLAQVGLSTKARSLLGNLSGGERQRVLIARMLVTSPQLLILDEPTTGLDEDNSRVLLELLLKLNQEQNAAVVIITHHLADVAGLVNQVYSLSGGKLKLPPVESEGASFSSSEVM, from the coding sequence ATGCAACCGGTGCTGCAAACCAGTGAACTTTCAGTAACACAGGGAGGCAGGGAAATCCTTAAAGGTATTAATTGGCAGGTCTTCCCTGGGGATTTCACGGCCTTGATTGGCGCTAACGGTGCCGGCAAAAGCACCTTAGTAAAAGCAGCTTTGGGTTTATTGCCCCTTTCCCGGGGCGAAGTACGTTTGTTTGGCCAACTTCTCCATCGCTTTAAGAAGTGGGACCAAATCGGCTATCTAGCTCAAAATAGTGAAGCGATTAATTTCGGCTTTCCCGCTACCGTAACGGAAGTGGTCAGCAGCCAACTTTGTGCAGCCACAGGACTTTTTCGTGGTCCCAATGCTGACCAGAGACGGGCGGTATCAGCGGTATTGGCACAGGTAGGGCTCTCAACTAAGGCCCGGTCGCTGCTGGGTAATCTTTCCGGCGGAGAAAGGCAGCGCGTGCTGATTGCCCGGATGTTGGTTACATCGCCTCAATTACTAATTCTTGACGAACCCACCACTGGTCTTGATGAAGATAACAGCCGGGTGTTGTTGGAGCTGTTATTAAAACTAAACCAGGAACAAAATGCCGCGGTGGTTATCATCACGCATCATTTAGCAGATGTGGCAGGATTGGTGAACCAAGTTTACTCCTTATCCGGGGGAAAGCTAAAACTACCGCCGGTAGAATCAGAGGGAGCTAGCTTTAGCTCATCGGAGGTGATGTAA